A DNA window from Betta splendens chromosome 6, fBetSpl5.4, whole genome shotgun sequence contains the following coding sequences:
- the LOC114857551 gene encoding 1-phosphatidylinositol 4,5-bisphosphate phosphodiesterase gamma-2-like — protein MAQAAPQGEMTEYKKILIKRDLEMGVVMTVFRQKAERLMVHVIMETRQVAWTRTADRTDGVLDLCEIREIRAGRNAKDFERFKDGKDRHDDNTCFTIFYGSQFVLSSLSLGADTVDEVQKWLIGLELLRQETLMASTPVLIESWLRKQMYSVNQTKTNSISLKKLKALLPLINYKAPSLCALKDKFQEVGAKKDRLDFEQFHKLYNLIMFEQNEILDEFKKESCAFILGNTDKPDASAVLLHDFQRFLIYQQQELWASDLNQVRELMTTFIDDTMRKTNGPEFTVSEFLSFLFSKENSVWDQRVSDIRPLDMNNPLSHYWISSSHNTYLTGDQIRSESSTEAYVRCLRLGCRCVELDCWEGPGEPIIYHGWTRTTKIKFEDVVKAINDHAFVTSEYPVILSIEEHCSIEQQRQMARICREVFGSKLLIEPVEQMAGQLPSPTQLRGKIILKHKKLSVEGGGMTKDLRKGQKQGDLEIWDPVDQLWKKHYCVIRDDKLYYAEEEDEQDEDPRKYQDLHRSELWFHDCMTEGRTMAERLIQEYCSETGGRDGTFLVRRSGNYVTDFTLSFWRGGRVQHCRIRSGSEGGHNYFYLTPNLHFPSVYSLIQHYKENPLRCHDFDLRLTDAVPQPNPHLKEGWFYSNLSRGQAEDYLLWIPRDGAFLIRQREGEPDSFAITFRGDGKVKHCRIQKEGNLYLLGTTTEFQSLVELVNYFRKKPLYRKIKLRYPVTPELVERFSTMKDCASLYDVKTYVQPNKIEAPLPQSTVRALYSFQATRPDELSFGKGALIHNVSRENSGWWKGDHGGKLQLFFPSNYVEEVSNASQESATAEHMEDNPLGELCKGVVEISNCNIQNLKNGKNGKAHVLTLQDMDQDSLQFDLAADSVEELFEWYQVVWDITQTQMRRQYNEEQMIRQKWEVEKKAEVAMEMSDLVVYCIPRSKEKDRFDSYTYKEVRSFVENKTPGKNRTREFVQYNRQALSRVYPRAGRVASSNYNPYPLWALGCHMVALNFQTADKYTQLNSALFGLNGCTGYVLQPEFMRSDSYDPNQEKKKVKFSIAVRVIAARHLPMPGRSIASPFVEIELCGHTEDKFKTIVYRDNGLNPVWKAPSEPVVLTVFEPELSFLRFVVNEEDMFSDPNSLAQATFPVKGLRSGYRSVPLKNGYNEDLELASLLVYISVQQAGKAEEELYSSSSQLRKKQAEVSSEPFLYDTHANIQSSSLPRQPNPLSREYSASEKHRTKEKKVNNSKFYS, from the exons ATGGCTCAGGCGGCGCCGCAGGGCGAGATGACAGAGTACAAGAAGATTCTGATCAAGCGGGACCTGGAGATGGGCGTGGTCATGACGGTGTTCCGCCAGAAGGCCGAGAGGCTGATGGTCCACGTCATAATGGAGACCCGGCAGGTGGCGTGGACGCGCACCGCAGACCGGACCGACGGCGTCT TGGACCTGTGTGAAATCAGAGAGATTCGCGCCGGGAGGAACGCCAAGGACTTTGAGCGCTTTAAGGACGGCAAGGACAGACACGACGACAACACCTGCTTCACCATCTTCTACGGGTCGCAGTTCGTGCTCAGCAGCCTCAGTCTTGGAG CTGATACTGTGGACGAGGTTCAGAAATGGCTGATtggactggagctgctgaggcaggAGACACTGATGGCCTCCACTCCCGTTCTCATCGAgag CTGGCTGAGGAAGCAGATGTACTCCGTCAACCAGACCAAGACCAACAG CATCTCCCTGAAGAAGCTGaaggctctgcttcctctgatcAACTACAAGGCTCCCAGCCTTTGCGCCCTCAAAGATAAATTTCAG GAAGTGGGAGCAAAGAAGGATCGACTGGACTTTGAGCAGTTTCACAAACTGTACAACCTTATAATGTTCGAACAGAACGAG ATCCTGGATGAGTTCAAGAAGGAATCGTGTGCCTTTATCCTGGG caACACCGACAAACCCGATGCCTCTGCAGTTCTGCTCCACGACTTTCAAAGGTTCCTCATCTACCAGCAGCAG GAATTGTGGGCCAGCGATCTGAACCAGGTCCGAGAACTGATGACCACCTTTATCGATGACACCATGAGGAAAACCAACGGCCCGGAGTTCACCGTCAGCGAG ttcctgagtttcctctTCTCTAAAGAGAACTCAGTGTGGGACCAGCGGGTCTCAGACATCAGACCCCTGGACATGAACAATCCCCTGTCTCATTACTGGATCAGCTCCTCACACAACAC TTACCTGACGGGGGATCAGATTCGCAGCGAGTCATCGACAGAGGCCTACGTGCGCTGCCTGCGTCTAGGATGCCGCTGCGTAGAGC TGGACTGCTGGGAAGGCCCCGGGGAGCCAATCATTTACCACGGATGGACAAGAACCACCAAGATCAAGTTTGAGGATGTGGTCAAGGCAATAAACGACCATGCTTTTGTCACCTCAGA GTACCCAGTCATCCTGTCCATAGAGGAGCATTGCTCCATAGAGCAGCAGCGTCAGATGGCTCGAATCTGTAGGGAAGTGTTTGGAAGCAAACTGCTGATTGAACCTGTGGAGCAGATGGCTGGACAGCTGCCTTCACCCACACAGCTCAGGGGCAAGATCATACtcaag CACAAGAAGCTCAGTGTGGAGGGCGGAGGAATGACTAAAGACCTGAGGAAGGGGCAGAAGCAGGGAGATCTGGAGATCTGGGACCCTGTGGACCAG CTGTGGAAGAAGCACTATTGTGTGATCCGTGACGACAAGCTGTACTAtgcagaagaggaggacgagcaggatGAAGATCCCAGGAAG TACCAGGACCTGCACCGTTCAGAGCTGTGGTTTCATGACTGTATGACAGAGGGCAGGACGATGGCCGAGAGGCTGATCCAGGAATATTGCTCAGAAACCGGGGGAAGAGACGGCACCTTCTTGGTGCGACGAAGTGGCAATTATGTGACAGACTTCACGCTCTCCTTCTG GCGCGGTGGGAGAGTCCAGCACTGTCGTATTCGCTCGGGCTCAGAGGGAGGACACAATTACTTCTACCTGACACCGAACCTGCACTTTCCCAGCGTGTACTCCCTGATCCAGCACTACAAAGAAAACCCGCTGCGCTGCCACGACTTCGACCTGCGGCTCACTGACGCCGTACCGCAGCCCAACCCACACCTGAAAGAAGG gtGGTTCTACAGTAACCTGAGCAGAGGCCAGGCTGAGGACTATCTGCTGTGGATCCCCAGAGACGGAGCTTTCCTCATCCGGCAGCGGGAGGGAGAACCAGACTCCTTCGCCATCACGTTCAG AGGAGACGGAAAGGTGAAACACTGCCGGATCCAGAAGGAGGGCAACTTGTACCTGCTGGGCACCACCACGGAGTTCCAGAGCCTTGTGGAGCTGGTGAACTATTTCAGGAAGAAGCCGCTATATCGCAAGATCAAGCTTCGCTACCCGGTCACCCCGGAGCTGGTGGAGCGCTTCAGCACA ATGAAGGACTGTGCGTCTCTGTACGACGTGAAGACCTACGTGCAACCCAACAAAATCGAAGCACCACTG CCTCAAAGCACAGTCAGAGCTTTGTACAGCTTCCAGGCGACGCGGCCGGATGAGCTCAGCTTTGGCAAAGGGGCGCTGATCCACAACGTGTCCAGGGAGAACAGTGGATG GTGGAAAGGCGACCACGGCgggaagctgcagctcttctTCCCTTCTAATTATGTAGAGGAAGTGTCCAACGCCTCCCAGGAGAGCGCCACGGCAGAG CACATGGAAGACAACCCGCTGGGCGAACTGTGCAAAGGTGTGGTGGAGATCTCCAACTGCAACATCCAGAACT TGAAAAATGGCAAGAACGGGAAGGCCCACGTTCTGACCCTGCAGGACATGGACCAGGACAGTCTGCAGTTCGACCTGGCGGCCGACTCCGTGGAAGAGCTCTTTGAGTGGTACCAGGTGGTATGGGACATCACGCAGACGCAGATGAGAAGGCAGTACAACGAAGAGCAGATG ATCAGACAGAAGTGGGAAGTAGAGAAGAAGGCCGAGGTCGCCATGGAGATGTCAGACCTGGTGGTTTACTGCATACCGCGCAGCAAAGAGAAGGACCGCTTCG ACTCCTACACCTACAAAGAGGTCCGCTCCTTCGTGGAGAACAAGACTCCAGGGAAGAACCGCACCAGGGAATTTGTGCAGTACAACCGGCAGGCTCTGAGCCGCGTTTACCCCAGAGCCGGGCGCGTGGCGTCGTCCAACTACAACCCGTACCCACTGTGGGCGCTGGGCTGTCACATGGTGGCCCTCAACTTCCAGACTGCAG ATAAATACACCCAGCTGAACAGCGCCCTCTTCGGCCTCAACGGATGCACAGGCTacgtgctgcagccagagttcatGCGCTCTGATAGCTACGACCCCaaccaggagaagaagaaggtcaAGTTCAGCATAGCAGTCAGG GTCATCGCTGCCAGACACCTGCCCATGCCCGGCCGCAGCATCGCCAGTCCGTTTGTTGAGATCGAGCTGTGTGGACACACTGAGGACAAATTCAAGACCATCGTCTATC GTGACAACGGTCTGAACCCGGTGTGGAAAGCCCCGTCGGAGCCCGTCGTCCTCACTGTGTTCGAGCCCGAGCTGAGCTTCTTGCGCTTCGTGGTCAACGAGGAGGACATGTTCTCTGACCCCAACTCCCTGGCTCAGGCTACGTTTCCTGTCAAAGGCCTCCGCTCAG GTTACCGCTCGGTGCCTCTGAAGAACGGCTACAACGAAGACCTTGAGTTGGCCTCGCTGCTGGTTTACATCAGCGTGCAGCAAGCAGGG AAAGCGGAGGAGGAGCTCTACTCGTCTTCCAGCCAGCTGAGGAAGAAGCAGGCGGAGGTGAGCAGCGAGCCCTTCCTGTACGACACTCACGCCAACATTCAGAGCTCCAGCCTCCCTCGCCAGCCCAATCCGCTCAGCAGGGAGTACAGCGCCAGTGAGAAACACAG GACTAAAGAAAAGAAGGTAAACAACAGCAAGTTCTACTCCTGA